The DNA window GGGACGGGCGCTCACATGCTCCACGCCACCGAGGCTACCTACCCGAGAGCCGGCACGTGGTTGCGCAGCCGCAGGTCGTCCGGGTAGGGCGAGAAGTAGGTCTGGTCGCGGACGTACTCGGCCGCCTCGCCCCGCGCGTGGTGGCGCAGCAGCGTCGTCGGGACGCTCAGCGGCACCAGGCCGGCCCGGTAGGACTCGATCACCTCGACCAGGTCGGCCCGCCTGGTCGGGTCGAGGGCGAGCATGCCCATGGCGTGCTGCAGCACGTTGACGTTCCTGCCCACGGTCGCTTTGCTCGCCATCGCCTCGCGGAAGAGCGCGGCGTAGGCGGCGGCCACCTCCTCAGGGGGCCGGACGCCCGCCCCGGCGACGACCCGGCCGGCCTCGCGGTAGCGCAGCGGGTCGTGGGCGAGGAGCTGCATCTTGTGCCGGGCGTGGAAGGCGACCAGGTCGCGCGCCCGCCGGCCGCCGGCCAGCAGCGCCCGCAGCCGGGCGTGCGCGAACACCCGCTCCACGAAGCTCTCGCGCAGCAGCGCGTCGTGCAGGCGGCCCTCGTCCTCGACCGGCAGCAGCGGATGGGCCGTGATGATCG is part of the Nonomuraea coxensis DSM 45129 genome and encodes:
- a CDS encoding DUF1722 domain-containing protein; the encoded protein is MPDARPRVAVSSCLLGELVRYNGGHSRDRFLTDALDPYVEWIRICPEMEAGLGTPRETLRLEESATGPRLMTRTTHADLTDRMRALAAERAAALDVDGYVFKAKSPTCGIHGVPVYRAEGSPADRRNRGLFAETIITAHPLLPVEDEGRLHDALLRESFVERVFAHARLRALLAGGRRARDLVAFHARHKMQLLAHDPLRYREAGRVVAGAGVRPPEEVAAAYAALFREAMASKATVGRNVNVLQHAMGMLALDPTRRADLVEVIESYRAGLVPLSVPTTLLRHHARGEAAEYVRDQTYFSPYPDDLRLRNHVPALG